The following are from one region of the Syngnathus acus chromosome 19, fSynAcu1.2, whole genome shotgun sequence genome:
- the lcmt1 gene encoding leucine carboxyl methyltransferase 1 isoform X2, whose amino-acid sequence MIQGSFMATRHPFTDTDTSDEAVRATCDDATACKRFAISKGYWKDPYIQYFVRSIGERKAPEINRGYYGRVKGVNHLLDAFIRKTECDCQIINLGAGLDTTFWRLKDEDLLPNKYFEIDFPTVVARKIHYIKSKPHLSKPIIETHSTDSLLLDAHSLDSDRYCIIGVDLRDVATLDEKLKKFHLNPELPTLLLSECVLVYMTPTQSSNLVRWAADTFHTAMFINYEQVNMSDRFGQVMIENLQRRQCTLAGVDVCRSLDSQDRFLRSGWDHADALDMVTVYSLLPQDDVARIERLEFLDERELLQQLLQHYSICWATKDRHSLGLSTLAF is encoded by the exons ATGATACAAG GATCGTTCATGGCAACTCGGCACCCCTTCACAGACACGGACACTTCCGATGAAGCAGTGAGGGCGACGTGTGATGATGCCACGGCGTGCAAAAG GTTCGCCATTAGTAAAGGCTACTGGAAAGATCCTTACATCCAATATTTTGTGAGATCTATTGGTGAGCGGAAGGCACCCGAAATCAATCGAG GTTATTATGGCCGCGTTAAAGGTGTCAATCATCTCCTTGATGCATTTATAAGGAAAACAGAATGTGATTGTCAAATCATCAATCTTGGTGCGGGGCTGGACACCACCTTCTGGAGACTTAAG GATGAAGACCTTCTGCCCAATAAGTATTTTGAAATTGACTTTCCTACTGTTGTGGCCAGGAAAATCCACTATATAAA GTCCAAACCACACTTGTCCAAGCCCATCATCGAAACCCATTCAACAGATTCCTTGCTACTAG ACGCCCACAGCCTTGACTCCGATCGGTATTGTATCATCGGCGTGGATCTTCGAGACGTAGCTACCTTGGATGAGAAGTTGAAAAAGTTCCATCTTAACCCAGA GTTGCCTACATTGCTGCTTTCAGAATGTGTGCTGGTTTACATGACGCCCACTCAGTCCTCCAATTTAGTTCGCTGGGCTGCCGACACCTTTCACACTGCCATGTTCATCAACTACGAACAG GTGAACATGAGCGACCGGTTTGGCCAGGTGATGATTGAGAATTTGCAGCGGCGGCAGTGCACGCTGGCTGGTGTAGATGTATGCCGATCTCTGGACTCTCAG GATCGATTTCTCAGGTCCGGCTGGGATCACGCCGATGCTCTAGATATGGTGACGGTCTACAGTTTGCTTCCACAGGATGATGTGGCAAG AATCGAGCGATTAGAGTTCCTCGATGAGAGGGAACTTTTGCAGCAACTCCTTCAGCACTACAGCATCTGCTGGGCCACCAAGGACAGGCACAGTCtgg GTTTGTCAACTCTGGCGTTTTGA
- the lcmt1 gene encoding leucine carboxyl methyltransferase 1 isoform X3 has protein sequence MIQDTDTSDEAVRATCDDATACKRFAISKGYWKDPYIQYFVRSIGERKAPEINRGYYGRVKGVNHLLDAFIRKTECDCQIINLGAGLDTTFWRLKDEDLLPNKYFEIDFPTVVARKIHYIKSKPHLSKPIIETHSTDSLLLDAHSLDSDRYCIIGVDLRDVATLDEKLKKFHLNPELPTLLLSECVLVYMTPTQSSNLVRWAADTFHTAMFINYEQVNMSDRFGQVMIENLQRRQCTLAGVDVCRSLDSQKDRFLRSGWDHADALDMVTVYSLLPQDDVARIERLEFLDERELLQQLLQHYSICWATKDRHSLGLSTLAF, from the exons ATGATACAAG ACACGGACACTTCCGATGAAGCAGTGAGGGCGACGTGTGATGATGCCACGGCGTGCAAAAG GTTCGCCATTAGTAAAGGCTACTGGAAAGATCCTTACATCCAATATTTTGTGAGATCTATTGGTGAGCGGAAGGCACCCGAAATCAATCGAG GTTATTATGGCCGCGTTAAAGGTGTCAATCATCTCCTTGATGCATTTATAAGGAAAACAGAATGTGATTGTCAAATCATCAATCTTGGTGCGGGGCTGGACACCACCTTCTGGAGACTTAAG GATGAAGACCTTCTGCCCAATAAGTATTTTGAAATTGACTTTCCTACTGTTGTGGCCAGGAAAATCCACTATATAAA GTCCAAACCACACTTGTCCAAGCCCATCATCGAAACCCATTCAACAGATTCCTTGCTACTAG ACGCCCACAGCCTTGACTCCGATCGGTATTGTATCATCGGCGTGGATCTTCGAGACGTAGCTACCTTGGATGAGAAGTTGAAAAAGTTCCATCTTAACCCAGA GTTGCCTACATTGCTGCTTTCAGAATGTGTGCTGGTTTACATGACGCCCACTCAGTCCTCCAATTTAGTTCGCTGGGCTGCCGACACCTTTCACACTGCCATGTTCATCAACTACGAACAG GTGAACATGAGCGACCGGTTTGGCCAGGTGATGATTGAGAATTTGCAGCGGCGGCAGTGCACGCTGGCTGGTGTAGATGTATGCCGATCTCTGGACTCTCAG AAGGATCGATTTCTCAGGTCCGGCTGGGATCACGCCGATGCTCTAGATATGGTGACGGTCTACAGTTTGCTTCCACAGGATGATGTGGCAAG AATCGAGCGATTAGAGTTCCTCGATGAGAGGGAACTTTTGCAGCAACTCCTTCAGCACTACAGCATCTGCTGGGCCACCAAGGACAGGCACAGTCtgg GTTTGTCAACTCTGGCGTTTTGA
- the lcmt1 gene encoding leucine carboxyl methyltransferase 1 isoform X1 — MIQGSFMATRHPFTDTDTSDEAVRATCDDATACKRFAISKGYWKDPYIQYFVRSIGERKAPEINRGYYGRVKGVNHLLDAFIRKTECDCQIINLGAGLDTTFWRLKDEDLLPNKYFEIDFPTVVARKIHYIKSKPHLSKPIIETHSTDSLLLDAHSLDSDRYCIIGVDLRDVATLDEKLKKFHLNPELPTLLLSECVLVYMTPTQSSNLVRWAADTFHTAMFINYEQVNMSDRFGQVMIENLQRRQCTLAGVDVCRSLDSQKDRFLRSGWDHADALDMVTVYSLLPQDDVARIERLEFLDERELLQQLLQHYSICWATKDRHSLGLSTLAF; from the exons ATGATACAAG GATCGTTCATGGCAACTCGGCACCCCTTCACAGACACGGACACTTCCGATGAAGCAGTGAGGGCGACGTGTGATGATGCCACGGCGTGCAAAAG GTTCGCCATTAGTAAAGGCTACTGGAAAGATCCTTACATCCAATATTTTGTGAGATCTATTGGTGAGCGGAAGGCACCCGAAATCAATCGAG GTTATTATGGCCGCGTTAAAGGTGTCAATCATCTCCTTGATGCATTTATAAGGAAAACAGAATGTGATTGTCAAATCATCAATCTTGGTGCGGGGCTGGACACCACCTTCTGGAGACTTAAG GATGAAGACCTTCTGCCCAATAAGTATTTTGAAATTGACTTTCCTACTGTTGTGGCCAGGAAAATCCACTATATAAA GTCCAAACCACACTTGTCCAAGCCCATCATCGAAACCCATTCAACAGATTCCTTGCTACTAG ACGCCCACAGCCTTGACTCCGATCGGTATTGTATCATCGGCGTGGATCTTCGAGACGTAGCTACCTTGGATGAGAAGTTGAAAAAGTTCCATCTTAACCCAGA GTTGCCTACATTGCTGCTTTCAGAATGTGTGCTGGTTTACATGACGCCCACTCAGTCCTCCAATTTAGTTCGCTGGGCTGCCGACACCTTTCACACTGCCATGTTCATCAACTACGAACAG GTGAACATGAGCGACCGGTTTGGCCAGGTGATGATTGAGAATTTGCAGCGGCGGCAGTGCACGCTGGCTGGTGTAGATGTATGCCGATCTCTGGACTCTCAG AAGGATCGATTTCTCAGGTCCGGCTGGGATCACGCCGATGCTCTAGATATGGTGACGGTCTACAGTTTGCTTCCACAGGATGATGTGGCAAG AATCGAGCGATTAGAGTTCCTCGATGAGAGGGAACTTTTGCAGCAACTCCTTCAGCACTACAGCATCTGCTGGGCCACCAAGGACAGGCACAGTCtgg GTTTGTCAACTCTGGCGTTTTGA
- the LOC119138781 gene encoding RNA-binding protein with serine-rich domain 1-A-like: MGLDLQIVPSPIKKGDDKGKQRGKRKSAASKDGAEKDQGKVKSQTRRGGSSGSSSSSSSSGSGSSSSSSTSSSGSSSSRSSSSSSSSPSPNRQRQNRRRSPSKSKVVKKDDRDRDRRRRSPASKPTKVYLGRLTRNVIKEHVQEIFSTYGKIKMIDMPMNRIHPHLSKGYAYIEFETPEEAEKALKHMDGGQIDGQEITVIAVLTPTVRPPPRRISLPRRMPPPPPMWRRSPPRMRRRSPRSPRRRSPVQRRSRSPVRRRHQSRSSSNSSR; the protein is encoded by the exons ATGGGTCttgatttacaaat TGTGCCTTCGCCAATCAAAAAGGGGGATGACAAGGGTAAGCAAAGAGGTAAACGGAAATCAGCAGCCTCAAAAGATGGGGCTGAAAAAGATCAGGGCAAAGTGAAAAGCCAAACACGCCGCGGTGGTTCAAGTGGGAGCAGCAG TTCAAGTTCCAGTAGCGGCTCGGGTTCAAGTTCCAGCTCATCCACAAGCTCCTCCGGTTCCTCGAGCTCCCGCTCAtcctcatcgtcgtcgtcctcgCCAAGCCCCAACCGACAACGACAAAACAGACGGCGCTCCCCCTCAAA GTCCAAAGTGGTCAAGAAAGACGATCGGGATCGGGACCGGCGACGGAGAAGTCCCGCTTCAAAACCTACCAAGGTCTACCTGGGCCGGCTGACAAGAAATGTCATCAAG GAACATGTCCAGGAGATTTTCTCCACCTACGGCAAGATCAAGATGATTGACATGCCCATGAACCGGATTCACCCTCATCTGTCTAAGGGCTACGCCTACATCGAGTTTGAGACCCCCGAGGAAGCGGAGAAGGCACTCAAACACATGGATGGAG GGCAGATTGACGGTCAGGAGATTACAGTCATAGCCGTCCTGACTCCGACAGTGCGGCCCCCACCTCGGAGGATTTCGCTTCCCCGCAGAATGCCACCTCCACCCCCGATGTGGCGACGATCTCCGCCTCGAATGAGGAGGAG GTCTCCCCGGTCGCCAAGGCGACGCTCTCCAGTGCAGCGTAGGTCTCGATCACCTGTCCGCCGTCGCCACCAGTCCCGGTCCAGTTCCAACTCCTCCCGCTAA